The Limanda limanda chromosome 13, fLimLim1.1, whole genome shotgun sequence region TAGTTCTCACTCTGACCGCAGGGGGCGGAAGCTCAGGGCGCTGCCGCAGCTTTCCTGCCCGAGTGAACAAGAGCGTTTCTCTGTGACGTCAGCTGCGTGGTGTTGTGGAGGCTGGAGGAAGATGGCCGGCTCCAAGGTGAAGCAGGACATGCCTCCTTCGGGAGGATATGCCGCGTTTGATTACAAGAGAAACCTCCCGAAACGAGGGCTTTCGGGTACGTGCACCTGAATCTGATTCACACTTTACACTCTGTACACATATCCGTACACAAGCTGACAAACACATGAACTGCCTGACACTCACTCCCCATATAGCAGCTAATGCTAACGGGTTAGCGCCGGTGGGATGGAAACTCGTAATATTAATGCTTTTGTTGACTCTTTAATGAATAGTTGTGTCTTTTAACAGGTAACAATGAGACCCTGTGTACACAGCAATGTGTCTAAATCACCTTTCTGACCGAGTTCTTCTTGACAGCAGTGATAGCTGCTTGCTAACTAGCTAACAGGGGCTCTATTATTGTATCGTAATGGAACATGAGTTTAAGAGTTTATTAAATGAATCTTGAAAGATGGTGACTTAAGCATCTACTGCTCATTTAGTGGTTTGAACCAACAAAACCAATGAGATAAAGTTAATAACCTGGATCTGGTGCTACATATGAATCTGTGACCCCTCAGATTCTGTGTCTGTACAGATCACTCACTGGATTTAAACGCTACAAAAAGATCACGTGTTGACAAGACAAGGCGTTTCATAGAAACAGTCGCACTGTATTTACTACGTCACATCTTTATAGACCCATATtgtcatggggggggggaactaGTGATCCTGGTCAAATCAGCTTATTTATGTCCTGCTCTAATTCACACtgaaataaaagacaacaaaaagtGTATTCCCTTCTAACAAtacattcattaaaaatgttGCTTTCTGAACCTGAACTAAAGTCTAAAGGTTATTGGGATCAACTGTGTCATTGCTGAAAATCACCTGAAACCTGGCACAGCAACAACAAGAGTCACATGGCCAGGACCATACACCTGCAACTGTGAGCAAATCCTCTCACATGAGGGACTGTAGTCTGTCCTGTGACTAAGTAATCAAACTGAATTAAttgaaaatacatatatatatatttatatatttatcatttacTCCATGTTTATAACACTAAGGGAGAAACTGGGGAATTTACAATGATCCTATTGTTCCTCTGTCCTTAGCTGGGATGTATATATCacttctttatttcttctgaaCACAAATGTAAAGCATCTGTGGTGAAATTAAATCTTGCGATAAATTCTGACTCATTCATTGTCATCAACAGGATACAGCATGTTCGGCCTTGGCATCGGCGTCCTGGTGTTTGGCTACTGGAGGATGTTTAGgtggaacagagagaggaggtcagaagACGCTTTGGGTTTTGCTCTCAGTAAAACTGTGTGATcataacaaaacaaactaaTCTTGGTGTCGTTGTCAATGTTTGTATTTCGCAGACGCCTGCAGATCGAGGAGATGGAAGCCAGGATAGCCATGATGCCCCTGCTGCAGGCAGAGCAAGATcgaaggtgacacacacacaagaaaaaaatcaaaatttGTGTCTTATCTGGTGGCAAAACCTGTAGTGTAGCTGTTTATGGAATAGTtacatttcctctctttccaGGACCTTACGAATGCTGAGGGAAAATTTAGAAGAAGAGGCAGTTGTCATGAAGGACGTTCCTGGCTGGAAGGTAATCTTAATTCTAGTAGCCCACTAGTTATTTTTGTCTAGAAAAAGTATAAGCAAATAATGTTGTAAAATATGCCAGGTTGTTGATAGAGTTAGCACCGGTGTCACATTACATAGTCCAATATAAACCTGctgatctgtttttctttttagtttccctgtttgcttttaaatatttaagtatTTCACCTTCAGTTCTTCatgaattttattttagattttcatttttttaagattATGATCTATAAAAAAGATGCTACATTTTGTGTTAATCCACTTTAGTTGTTCGCACAAGGTGTACTCCATGGGTTAGTGTGGACAACATCTCAACTGTTGGCATCAACCACGGaccatttaatattttataccTTATCTGTATTTTGACCATTAACAAATGTTAATTCAGCTGATAAACTGAGATCTCATTATGTGATCAGTGCACTGTAGAGGGCTAAAATAAATAGTTGTGGATGAATTGTTGCCGTAAGTACTCTCTAGAAAGTGTCATTCACATAGATACaacttcacttttctttttatgttcATTTTTGACTCGCATAAGGAAGTATCTATTTTCCACCTACCTATGCATGTACAGGTTGACAAGTTGATTTGGCAGATCTTTCCTTGAATTGCAGAAATGTATTTTAGCTTTAGGGTACTGTTATTGAAAACAGGGTTAAGGCAACgatgataaaaacatgaaaaccatTAGAATAAGTGGTGCAGAGTGTTTGAAGAAATGTTGAATTAATCCATTTTAGTTTTCTGTGCTGGTCAATAACATGTCGCAATAAATCTGTTATCAGATGCATCATTAAGTCACTGTGTCTCCAACACTTGCGCAGGTCGGTGAGAGCGTCTTCAACACAGACCGCTGGGTCACCCCTCTGTCAGAGGAGCTGTTCAACCTCCGGCCACGTGAGGAGCTTTTGCACAAGAAATTTGGCTTCTTGTGGTACGTGTAATCTCCACAAAGACAAAGTGTACCGAGCTGCACCACCTTCCTCAACCAGTATCAAGTGGACCCGAGTGCTCACTCAATTCAGCTTGTAAATGTCCaatattaaaattattttgATTCCTGTACCctatcctgttttttttaatgaagtatgaATGAAACGAGTCCTATGAAGAATCATTTCCAGCAGCACACAATATTGGCTTTAACATAATACCAAAGTATGAGAACTTGTACATACTTTTTTGCtaagtttgaattaaaaaaaaacttaaggCTGACA contains the following coding sequences:
- the ndufa13 gene encoding NADH dehydrogenase [ubiquinone] 1 alpha subcomplex subunit 13 — protein: MAGSKVKQDMPPSGGYAAFDYKRNLPKRGLSGYSMFGLGIGVLVFGYWRMFRWNRERRRLQIEEMEARIAMMPLLQAEQDRRTLRMLRENLEEEAVVMKDVPGWKVGESVFNTDRWVTPLSEELFNLRPREELLHKKFGFLWYV